In Calliopsis andreniformis isolate RMS-2024a chromosome 8, iyCalAndr_principal, whole genome shotgun sequence, one DNA window encodes the following:
- the Mulk gene encoding acylglycerol kinase-like protein Mulk — translation MAKIIRFFKTIRNNWKKSVAGVAALSYGVSYSKDVYDTEQLMREYCENAARYGDVPCPTNIKNRHVTIILNPTAKKGKAKKLFQNYCEPLLHLAGIAVTIIQTESQNEARKIIMDLNKPTDAIIVAGGDGTLSDVLTGLVRKYNSNVNSVRQCPIGILPLGQTNRVAKSLYHEYDNLSDVRQIIEATMAIVNEKCRMMDMIEIEPIDENSEEPVKPIYAMGAIEWGAWKDAHAIAKKYWYWGPLKKYATYIFNGYKGSLNWNCDATVKYTNPCGGCSHCRQKNPSLNELNSTNRRWWHAFVPRKPTAATDDIDYSNVINEECGILHELPVSTTELHIESSNIDKPQIIDNSPSSLKLKAGPKDVGYFSYVMEGWKQENDERNPLYEQLLQAKDIELTPNEVGKENTLYIDNEEYELKAVKIKLLSRAVKVYCSELNS, via the exons ATGGCGAAAATAATAAGATTTTTTAAAACCATAAGAAATAATTGGAAAAAGTCTGTCGCGGGTGTTGCAGCTTTATCATATGGGGTTTCCTATAGTAAAGATGTATATGA taCAGAGCAATTAATGAGAGAGTACTGCGAAAATGCAGCACGATATGGTGATGTTCCATGTCCAACAAATATAAAAAACCGTCATGTGACTATTATTTTAAATCCAACTGCTAAAAAAGg GAAAGCTAAAAAGTTATTCCAGAATTATTGTGAGCCACTATTGCATTTGGCTGGAATAGCCGTAACTATAATACAAACTGAATCACAGAATGAAGCTAGAAAAATTATAATGGATTTAAACAAACCCACTGATGCTATTATAGTAGCAGGTGGTGATGGTACTTTATCTGACGTACTAACAGGATTAGTAAGAAAATATAATTCTAATGTTAATTCAGTAAGACAGTGTCCTATTGGCATTTTACCATTAGGACAAACAAATAGGGTTGCAAAATCTTTGTATCATGAGTATGATAATTTATCTGATGTAAGGCAGATAATAGAAGCTACAATGGCAATTGTAAATGAGAAATGTAGGATGATGGATATGATTGAAATTGAACCTATTGAT gaAAATTCTGAGGAACCAGTAAAACCAATTTATGCTATGGGAGCAATTGAATGGGGTGCTTGGAAAGATGCTCATGCTATAGCAAAAAAGTATTGGTACTGGGGACCTTTAAAAAA ATATGCAACTTATATATTTAATGGGTATAAAGGGAGCTTAAATTGGAATTGTGATGCAACAGTGAAATACACAAATCCTTGTGGTGGCTGTTCTCATTGTCGTCAAAAAAATCCTTCATTAAATGAGCTTAACAGTACAAATAGAAGATGGTGGCATGCTTTTGTTCCAAGGAAACCAACTGCCGCAACGG ATGACATAGATTATAGTAATGTTATAAATGAAGAATGTGGAATTCTTCACGAATTACCAGTATCGACGACGGAATTGCATATAGAAAGTTCTAATATAGATAAACCACAAATCATAGATAATTCACCATCATCTCTAAAATTGAAAGCGG gTCCGAAAGATGTTGGCTACTTCTCTTATGTAATGGAAGGTTGGAAGCAAGAAAACGATGAAAGAAATCCATTGTATGAGCAATTACTACAAGCAAAAGACATTGAATTGACTCCAAACGAG GTGGGTAAAGAAAACACACTGTATATCGATAACGAGGAGTATGAATTAAAAGCAGTCAAGATCAAATTGCTTTCACGAGCAGTAAAAGTGTACTGTTCTGAATTAAATAGTTaa
- the LOC143182261 gene encoding DDB1- and CUL4-associated factor 8 isoform X1 produces MESKEKLPECLEKEKPKPNWFVVPELLSREVGNNPLFRRRYYGSLHVVERFELMYKLKEHNGCVNALNFNQKGNLLASGSDDLDVVIWDWAIRKKLHVYDSGHKSNVFQTKWLPFDVEYLMATCAHNGEIRLLDVRQGISRQIAMHSEQIHRLAIHMDTPHIIISAGEDAKVLSIDIRERKPTKLLVVQDETSKVRLYSVHSNPLNSNEFCVAGQSHLVRVYDRRKPSAALHTFAPEHLMGDKHITCAVYNYNGTEILASYKDESIYLFDTVSPQLGDYAHRYQGHRNNLTVKGVNFFGPKSEYIISGSDCGNIFVWDKNTEAIVNWMEGDEKAVNCLEPHPRFPILATSGLDYDVKIWVPSCQRPPDMEDLESCVKFNAKYNVIGSSVFSAFSSQMFWLFLASTLQVNKSEDDDDNDDEDDQC; encoded by the exons ATGGAGTCTAAGGAAAAACTTCCTGAATGCTTGGAAAAAGAAAAACCAAAGCCTAACTGGTTTGTAGTACCAGAGCTTCTTAGCCGTGAAGTAGGCAACAACCCTTTATTTCGACGTAGATATTATGGTTCCTTACATGTTGTGGAACGTTTTGAACTCATGTATAAACTTAAAGAACacaat ggTTGTGTTAATGCCTTAAATTTTAATCAAAAAGGAAATTTGCTTGCTAGTGGTTCTGATGATTTAGATGTAGTTATTTGGGATTGGGCTATAAGGAAGAAACTACATGTTTATGACAGTGGACATAAAAGCAATGTGTTTCAG ACAAAATGGTTACCATTTGATGTAGAATACCTTATGGCCACATGTGCTCATAATGGAGAAATACGTTTATTAGATGTTAGACAAGGAATATCACGACAAATAGCAATGCACAGTGAACAGATTCATAGACTTGCAATTCATATGGATACACCACATATTATTATTTCTGCTGgtgaagatgcaaaagttttatcTATAGATATTAGGGAAAGGAAACCTACAAA GTTATTAGTGGTACAAGATGAGACTTCCAAAGTGAGATTGTACAGTGTTCATTCTAATCCTCTTAACAGTAATGAATTTTGTGTTGCTGGTCAGTCTCACTTAGTTAGAGTATATGACAGACGAAAACCATCTGCAGCCCTACATACCTTTGCTCCTGAACATTTG ATGGGTGATAAACACATAACTTGTGCTGTATATAATTATAATGGAACCGAAATTCTTGCATCTTACAAAGATGAGAGTATATATTTATTTGATACAGTATCACCACAACTTGGAGATTATGCTCACAGATACCAAGGCCATAGAAATAATCTAACAG TGAAAGGTGTCAATTTCTTTGGACCAAAAAGCGAATATATTATATCTGGATCTGATTGTGGGAATATTTTTGTTTGGGATAAAAATACTGAAGCAATTGTGAATTGGATGGAAGGAGATGAAAAAGCA GTGAACTGCTTAGAACCTCATCCACGCTTTCCCATTCTTGCTACCAGTGGGCTTGACTATGATGTAAAGATATGGGTGCCTTCTTGTCAACGTCCTCCAGACATGGAGGACTTAGAAagt TGTGTGAAATTCAATGCAAAATATAACGTCATTGGTTCTTCAGTTTTCTCTGCGTTTTCTTCGCAAATGTTTTGGCTTTTTTTAGCAAGTACTCTTCAGGTGAATAAA TCGGAAGATGACGACGATAACGACGACGAGGATGACCAATGTTGA
- the LOC143182123 gene encoding tubulin alpha-3 chain isoform X1, with protein sequence MPSDTTIGYGDDSFNTFFSETDSGKHVPRAVFVDLEPTVVDEVRTGTYRQLFHPEQLITGKEDAANNYARGHYTIGKEIIDLTLDRIRRLTERCRGLQGFLIFHSFGGGTGIYPAPQVSTAVVEPYNAILYTHPTLEHCEVAFIVDNQAIYELCRRNLSIDRPTYTNLNRLIGQIVSSITASLRFDGALNVDLTEFQTNLVPYPRIHFPLATYAPVMSAEKAGHERITVAEITSSCFEPNHQMVNCDPRMGKYMAVCMLYRGDVVPKDVNAAIAMIKRQKHVQFVEWCPTGFKVGINYQPPTVVPGGDLAKVERAVCCLCNTTAIVEAWARIDHKFDLMYAKRAFVHWFVGEGMEEGEFAEAREDLAALELDYREVQEDAANTDEEEY encoded by the exons ATGCCCAGCGATACCACTATTGGTTACGGTGATGACTCGTTTAACACCTTCTTCTCTGAAACAGATTCAGGGAAGCATGTACCAAGAGCTGTCTTCGTCGATCTTGAACCAACAGTAGTGG aTGAAGTTCGTACAGGCACATACAGACAGTTGTTCCATCCAGAACAGTTGATAACTGGCAAAGAAGACGCTGCGAATAATTACGCGCGAGGTCACTATACAATAG GGAAAGAAATCATAGATCTCACTCTAGATCGCATTCGTAGACTGACCGAACGATGCAGGGGTTTGCAAGGCTTCTTAATTTTCCATTCATTTGGTGGCGGCACAGG CATCTATCCAGCTCCTCAG GTATCGACCGCCGTTGTAGAGCCATATAACGCGATACTCTACACACATCCAACGCTAGAACACTGCGAGGTGGCCTTTATAGTTGACAATCAA GCGATTTATGAATTATGCAGACGAAACTTGAGCATCGATAGGCCAACGTATACCAATCTAAATCGCCTAATCGGGCAAATCGTTTCCTCGATCACTGCAAGCTTGAGATTCGATGGAGCTCTTAACGTTGACCTTACCGAATTCCAAACGAATTTGGTGCCTTATCCGCGTATCCATTTTCCTCTT GCAACTTATGCTCCCGTTATGTCAGCCGAGAAAGCTGGTCACGAGAGGATCACAGTAGCAGAGATCACGagctcttgtttcgaaccgaatcATCAAATGGTGAATTGCGATCCACGAATGGGTAAATATATGGCTGTATGCATGCTTTATCGAGGGGATGTAGTTCCCAAAGACGTCAACGCAGCAATTGCGATGATTAAAAGGCAGAAACACGTTCAGTTTGTTGAGTGGTGTCCTACAGGATTTAAG GTAGGAATAAATTATCAGCCTCCCACCGTGGTACCTGGCGGAGATCTTGCTAAAGTGGAAAGAGCTGTTTGCTGTCTCTGCAATACTACAGCGATAGTTGAAGCTTGGGCCAGAATCGATCAtaaattcgatctgatgtaTGCTAAAAGGGCGTTTGTTCATTG GTTTGTTGGAGAAGGTATGGAGGAAGGTGAATTTGCCGAAGCGAGGGAAGATTTAGCAGCGTTAGAATTAGACTATCGTGAGGTACAAGAAGATGCTGCTAATACTGATGAAGAAGAATACTAA
- the Caf1-105 gene encoding chromatin assembly factor 1, p105 subunit isoform X1: MWCTTPEISWHNRDPVLSIDIQAGSYETSKGEMFWRVATGGADSHVLIWYLTTNKSGAATVKCVADLERHQKAVNVVRFSPSKDILASGDDESSIILWKQKEDCEFFISEGKEVEDKEQWVSWKVLRGHLEDVYDISWSTDSNMLVSGSVDNTAIIWDIHKGRSTAILSDHKGFVQGVSWDPCNQYICTISTDRMCRLIDINTKKIVQRVYKAKIPTPLKHSLKDKTVRLFYDDTFKSFFRRLTFSLDGALIIVPSGIIEPLDTTERISNATVVFSRHNLKEPLMLLPSLNECTIAVKCCPIYFELRKDGPTPVIALPYRIVFAVATQHSVLLYDTQQTSPVAVVSNIHYTRLTDLAWSSDGSILMASSTDGYCSIIQFQKGELGEEYKSESTTNSSCKQSPMSTNATKNSTEAHAPTIDIDNSAMDIDLIVNEENSNVGNVKNGNKLPNTNEQKGKPDNEVEIEETEDIKLVYNEESTNEVAKSDVKTVFKNSEAPLIISNKTPRRVKLITLSSPKGHKKE; this comes from the exons ATGTGGTGCACGACTCCTGAAATTTCATGGCATAATCGAGATCCAGTTTTAAGTATCGATATACAAGCTGGAAGTTATGAAACATCAAAAGGCGAAATGTTTTGGCGAGTTGCAACCGGCGGTGCTGACTCGCACGTCTTg ATATGGTATTTAACAACGAACAAAAGTGGTGCAGCTACAGTAAAGTGTGTAGCAGATTTAGAACGACATCAGAAAGCAGTAAACGTTGTACGATTCTCACCTTCGAAAGATATTTTGGCTTCAGGAGATGATG AGTCAAGCATTATTTTATGGAAACAAAAGGAGGACTGTGAATTCTTCATCTCTGAGGGCAAAGAAGTTGAGGACAAAGAACAATGGGTCTCCTGGAAAGTACTGAGAGGTCATCTTGAAGATGTTTATGATATCAGCTGGTCCACAGATTCTAATATGTTAGTCTCTGGTTCTGTGGATAATACAGCAATTATATGGGACATTCACAAAGGACGTTCTACAGCTATATTGTCTGATCACAAGGGTTTTGTGCAAGGAGTTTCATGGGATCCTTGCAATCAATACATATGCACAATAAGCACAGACAG GATGTGCCGTTTAATTGACATTAATACCAAGAAAATAGTGCAACGTGTTTACAAAGCTAAGATTCCTACACCGTTGAAGCATTCACTGAAAGATAAAACAGTACGATTATTTTATGATGACACATTTAAATCATTCTTCAGAAGATTAACATTCTCCTTAGATGGAGCATTAATTATTGTACCTTCAGGCATAATTGAGCCATTAGATACTACAGAGAGAATATCTAATGCAACAGTAGTTTTTTCACGACACAATCTTAAAGA ACCTCTGATGCTTCTACCTTCTTTGAATGAATGTACTATAGCTGTTAAATGTTGTCCTATTTACTTTGAATTAAGAAAGGATGGTCCAACACCTGTGATTGCATTGCCTTACAGAATAGTGTTTGCTGTTGCTACTCAACATTCAGTATTATTATATGATACTCAGCAAACCTCTCCAGTTGCTGTTGTATCAAATATTCACTATACTAGATTAACTGATCTTGCATG GTCAAGTGATGGTAGCATTTTAATGGCATCCTCAACAGATGGTTACTGTTCTATAATTCAGTTTCAAAAGGGTGAACTAGGTGAAGAGTACAAAAGCGAAAGTACCACAAATAGTAGctgtaaacaatctccaatgtcCACTAATGCCACAAAAAATTCAACTGAAGCTCATGCACCAACTATTGATATTGATAACAGTGCAATGGATATTGACCTCATAGTAAATGAAGAAAATAGCAACGTAGGAAATGTGAAAAATGGAAATAAATTACCTAACACAAATGAACAAAAAGGAAAACCAGATAATGAAGTAGAAATTGAAGAGACTGAAGACATTAAGTTAGTCTATAATGAAGAAAGTACTAATGAAGTTGCAAAgtcggatgtaaaaactgtatttaaaaattcagagGCACCTCTGATAATCTCCAACAAAACTCCGCGAAGAGTAAAATTAATTACTCTTTCAAGTCCAAAAGgacataaaaaggaataa
- the LOC143182261 gene encoding DDB1- and CUL4-associated factor 8 isoform X2: MESKEKLPECLEKEKPKPNWFVVPELLSREVGNNPLFRRRYYGSLHVVERFELMYKLKEHNGCVNALNFNQKGNLLASGSDDLDVVIWDWAIRKKLHVYDSGHKSNVFQTKWLPFDVEYLMATCAHNGEIRLLDVRQGISRQIAMHSEQIHRLAIHMDTPHIIISAGEDAKVLSIDIRERKPTKLLVVQDETSKVRLYSVHSNPLNSNEFCVAGQSHLVRVYDRRKPSAALHTFAPEHLMGDKHITCAVYNYNGTEILASYKDESIYLFDTVSPQLGDYAHRYQGHRNNLTVKGVNFFGPKSEYIISGSDCGNIFVWDKNTEAIVNWMEGDEKAVNCLEPHPRFPILATSGLDYDVKIWVPSCQRPPDMEDLESCVKFNAKYNVIGSSVFSAFSSQMFWLFLASTLQSEDDDDNDDEDDQC, encoded by the exons ATGGAGTCTAAGGAAAAACTTCCTGAATGCTTGGAAAAAGAAAAACCAAAGCCTAACTGGTTTGTAGTACCAGAGCTTCTTAGCCGTGAAGTAGGCAACAACCCTTTATTTCGACGTAGATATTATGGTTCCTTACATGTTGTGGAACGTTTTGAACTCATGTATAAACTTAAAGAACacaat ggTTGTGTTAATGCCTTAAATTTTAATCAAAAAGGAAATTTGCTTGCTAGTGGTTCTGATGATTTAGATGTAGTTATTTGGGATTGGGCTATAAGGAAGAAACTACATGTTTATGACAGTGGACATAAAAGCAATGTGTTTCAG ACAAAATGGTTACCATTTGATGTAGAATACCTTATGGCCACATGTGCTCATAATGGAGAAATACGTTTATTAGATGTTAGACAAGGAATATCACGACAAATAGCAATGCACAGTGAACAGATTCATAGACTTGCAATTCATATGGATACACCACATATTATTATTTCTGCTGgtgaagatgcaaaagttttatcTATAGATATTAGGGAAAGGAAACCTACAAA GTTATTAGTGGTACAAGATGAGACTTCCAAAGTGAGATTGTACAGTGTTCATTCTAATCCTCTTAACAGTAATGAATTTTGTGTTGCTGGTCAGTCTCACTTAGTTAGAGTATATGACAGACGAAAACCATCTGCAGCCCTACATACCTTTGCTCCTGAACATTTG ATGGGTGATAAACACATAACTTGTGCTGTATATAATTATAATGGAACCGAAATTCTTGCATCTTACAAAGATGAGAGTATATATTTATTTGATACAGTATCACCACAACTTGGAGATTATGCTCACAGATACCAAGGCCATAGAAATAATCTAACAG TGAAAGGTGTCAATTTCTTTGGACCAAAAAGCGAATATATTATATCTGGATCTGATTGTGGGAATATTTTTGTTTGGGATAAAAATACTGAAGCAATTGTGAATTGGATGGAAGGAGATGAAAAAGCA GTGAACTGCTTAGAACCTCATCCACGCTTTCCCATTCTTGCTACCAGTGGGCTTGACTATGATGTAAAGATATGGGTGCCTTCTTGTCAACGTCCTCCAGACATGGAGGACTTAGAAagt TGTGTGAAATTCAATGCAAAATATAACGTCATTGGTTCTTCAGTTTTCTCTGCGTTTTCTTCGCAAATGTTTTGGCTTTTTTTAGCAAGTACTCTTCAG TCGGAAGATGACGACGATAACGACGACGAGGATGACCAATGTTGA
- the Caf1-105 gene encoding chromatin assembly factor 1, p105 subunit isoform X2 — protein MMEDCEFFISEGKEVEDKEQWVSWKVLRGHLEDVYDISWSTDSNMLVSGSVDNTAIIWDIHKGRSTAILSDHKGFVQGVSWDPCNQYICTISTDRMCRLIDINTKKIVQRVYKAKIPTPLKHSLKDKTVRLFYDDTFKSFFRRLTFSLDGALIIVPSGIIEPLDTTERISNATVVFSRHNLKEPLMLLPSLNECTIAVKCCPIYFELRKDGPTPVIALPYRIVFAVATQHSVLLYDTQQTSPVAVVSNIHYTRLTDLAWSSDGSILMASSTDGYCSIIQFQKGELGEEYKSESTTNSSCKQSPMSTNATKNSTEAHAPTIDIDNSAMDIDLIVNEENSNVGNVKNGNKLPNTNEQKGKPDNEVEIEETEDIKLVYNEESTNEVAKSDVKTVFKNSEAPLIISNKTPRRVKLITLSSPKGHKKE, from the exons ATGATG GAGGACTGTGAATTCTTCATCTCTGAGGGCAAAGAAGTTGAGGACAAAGAACAATGGGTCTCCTGGAAAGTACTGAGAGGTCATCTTGAAGATGTTTATGATATCAGCTGGTCCACAGATTCTAATATGTTAGTCTCTGGTTCTGTGGATAATACAGCAATTATATGGGACATTCACAAAGGACGTTCTACAGCTATATTGTCTGATCACAAGGGTTTTGTGCAAGGAGTTTCATGGGATCCTTGCAATCAATACATATGCACAATAAGCACAGACAG GATGTGCCGTTTAATTGACATTAATACCAAGAAAATAGTGCAACGTGTTTACAAAGCTAAGATTCCTACACCGTTGAAGCATTCACTGAAAGATAAAACAGTACGATTATTTTATGATGACACATTTAAATCATTCTTCAGAAGATTAACATTCTCCTTAGATGGAGCATTAATTATTGTACCTTCAGGCATAATTGAGCCATTAGATACTACAGAGAGAATATCTAATGCAACAGTAGTTTTTTCACGACACAATCTTAAAGA ACCTCTGATGCTTCTACCTTCTTTGAATGAATGTACTATAGCTGTTAAATGTTGTCCTATTTACTTTGAATTAAGAAAGGATGGTCCAACACCTGTGATTGCATTGCCTTACAGAATAGTGTTTGCTGTTGCTACTCAACATTCAGTATTATTATATGATACTCAGCAAACCTCTCCAGTTGCTGTTGTATCAAATATTCACTATACTAGATTAACTGATCTTGCATG GTCAAGTGATGGTAGCATTTTAATGGCATCCTCAACAGATGGTTACTGTTCTATAATTCAGTTTCAAAAGGGTGAACTAGGTGAAGAGTACAAAAGCGAAAGTACCACAAATAGTAGctgtaaacaatctccaatgtcCACTAATGCCACAAAAAATTCAACTGAAGCTCATGCACCAACTATTGATATTGATAACAGTGCAATGGATATTGACCTCATAGTAAATGAAGAAAATAGCAACGTAGGAAATGTGAAAAATGGAAATAAATTACCTAACACAAATGAACAAAAAGGAAAACCAGATAATGAAGTAGAAATTGAAGAGACTGAAGACATTAAGTTAGTCTATAATGAAGAAAGTACTAATGAAGTTGCAAAgtcggatgtaaaaactgtatttaaaaattcagagGCACCTCTGATAATCTCCAACAAAACTCCGCGAAGAGTAAAATTAATTACTCTTTCAAGTCCAAAAGgacataaaaaggaataa
- the LOC143182123 gene encoding tubulin alpha-2/alpha-4 chain isoform X2 — protein sequence MGNACWELYCLEHGIQPDGQMPSDTTIGYGDDSFNTFFSETDSGKHVPRAVFVDLEPTVVDEVRTGTYRQLFHPEQLITGKEDAANNYARGHYTIGKEIIDLTLDRIRRLTERCRGLQGFLIFHSFGGGTGSGFSSLLMERLSVDYPKRSKLTFSIYPAPQVSTAVVEPYNAILYTHPTLEHCEVAFIVDNQAIYELCRRNLSIDRPTYTNLNRLIGQIVSSITASLRFDGALNVDLTEFQTNLVPYPRIHFPLATYAPVMSAEKAGHERITVAEITSSCFEPNHQMVNCDPRMGKYMAVCMLYRGDVVPKDVNAAIAMIKRQKHVQFVEWCPTGFKVGINYQPPTVVPGGDLAKVERAVCCLCNTTAIVEAWARIDHKFDLMYAKRAFVHWFVGEGMEEGEFAEAREDLAALELDYREVQEDAANTDEEEY from the exons ATGGGCAATGCCTGTTGGGAGCTGTACTGTTTGGAGCATGGAATTCAGCCAGATGGGCAAATGCCCAGCGATACCACTATTGGTTACGGTGATGACTCGTTTAACACCTTCTTCTCTGAAACAGATTCAGGGAAGCATGTACCAAGAGCTGTCTTCGTCGATCTTGAACCAACAGTAGTGG aTGAAGTTCGTACAGGCACATACAGACAGTTGTTCCATCCAGAACAGTTGATAACTGGCAAAGAAGACGCTGCGAATAATTACGCGCGAGGTCACTATACAATAG GGAAAGAAATCATAGATCTCACTCTAGATCGCATTCGTAGACTGACCGAACGATGCAGGGGTTTGCAAGGCTTCTTAATTTTCCATTCATTTGGTGGCGGCACAGGGTCAGGATTTTCAAGCTtactgatggaaagactgtctgtCGATTACCCTAAGAGAAGTAAATTAACTTTCAGCATCTATCCAGCTCCTCAG GTATCGACCGCCGTTGTAGAGCCATATAACGCGATACTCTACACACATCCAACGCTAGAACACTGCGAGGTGGCCTTTATAGTTGACAATCAA GCGATTTATGAATTATGCAGACGAAACTTGAGCATCGATAGGCCAACGTATACCAATCTAAATCGCCTAATCGGGCAAATCGTTTCCTCGATCACTGCAAGCTTGAGATTCGATGGAGCTCTTAACGTTGACCTTACCGAATTCCAAACGAATTTGGTGCCTTATCCGCGTATCCATTTTCCTCTT GCAACTTATGCTCCCGTTATGTCAGCCGAGAAAGCTGGTCACGAGAGGATCACAGTAGCAGAGATCACGagctcttgtttcgaaccgaatcATCAAATGGTGAATTGCGATCCACGAATGGGTAAATATATGGCTGTATGCATGCTTTATCGAGGGGATGTAGTTCCCAAAGACGTCAACGCAGCAATTGCGATGATTAAAAGGCAGAAACACGTTCAGTTTGTTGAGTGGTGTCCTACAGGATTTAAG GTAGGAATAAATTATCAGCCTCCCACCGTGGTACCTGGCGGAGATCTTGCTAAAGTGGAAAGAGCTGTTTGCTGTCTCTGCAATACTACAGCGATAGTTGAAGCTTGGGCCAGAATCGATCAtaaattcgatctgatgtaTGCTAAAAGGGCGTTTGTTCATTG GTTTGTTGGAGAAGGTATGGAGGAAGGTGAATTTGCCGAAGCGAGGGAAGATTTAGCAGCGTTAGAATTAGACTATCGTGAGGTACAAGAAGATGCTGCTAATACTGATGAAGAAGAATACTAA